One Agrococcus jenensis genomic region harbors:
- a CDS encoding CDP-alcohol phosphatidyltransferase family protein — protein MALTPARERDPNDPYFQRVFTVANAVTLLRFGLLVPVCWLVVTGADGSWVPVILLAVWASTDWIDGVLARALHQESRLGEVLDPIADRIGIIGVTLSLAIAGVVEWWILAVIFGMDVLAVVFAGREARDGSIHVSWLGKIRTALLLLAIVVLLLGHTVVPWAAPIGMTLLLVGTGLHIIAAVDYMLKARRLRLVQTGTTTATTTNREPR, from the coding sequence ATGGCGCTCACCCCGGCTCGCGAACGCGATCCGAACGACCCCTACTTCCAGCGGGTCTTCACGGTCGCCAACGCGGTCACGCTGCTGCGCTTCGGGCTGCTCGTGCCGGTGTGCTGGCTCGTCGTCACGGGCGCCGACGGATCGTGGGTGCCCGTCATCCTGCTGGCCGTCTGGGCATCGACCGACTGGATCGACGGCGTGCTCGCCAGGGCGCTCCACCAGGAGTCGCGGCTCGGCGAGGTGCTCGACCCCATCGCGGATCGCATCGGCATCATCGGCGTGACGCTCTCGCTCGCGATCGCGGGCGTCGTCGAGTGGTGGATCCTCGCCGTCATCTTCGGCATGGACGTGCTCGCGGTCGTCTTCGCCGGGCGCGAGGCGCGCGACGGCAGCATCCACGTGTCCTGGCTCGGGAAGATCCGCACCGCGCTGCTGCTGCTGGCGATCGTCGTGCTGCTGCTCGGGCACACGGTCGTGCCATGGGCGGCCCCGATCGGCATGACCCTGCTGCTCGTCGGGACGGGTCTGCACATCATCGCCGCGGTCGACTACATGCTCAAGGCGCGTCGCCTGCGGCTGGTGCAGACTGGGACGACCACTGCGACGACCACGAACCGGGAGCCGAGATGA
- a CDS encoding LOG family protein, which translates to MHDFDERPQHGRRIDIGSLEAFDRFAAQAGSMRGWRIQDVDLRERGSELERLDGSGALLLGADLPAGAKERLVGQGALVFDDVPEVPFNAYRSTLYAPDDLVAGIDDGYPSSFDARVYAWSRTRHHDIAHTLAAALHDHSIDDALAEWVQGKVIVGIMGGHALRRDSPEYRQAAHLAHGLARAGRVVATGGGPGAMEAGNLGARAVGCSSAELDAAVDELAAVPSFHGSIPEWIDSARRVAARVGDGVSLGIPTWHYGHEPPNSFATSIAKYFQNSVREDILLRVANGGVVVLPGGGGTVQEIFQDACENSYAEDGAWAPLVLLGTRFWTETLPAWPLLQAVMRDRPGAVGIACVETPADAVAAIAAFEPGARASGL; encoded by the coding sequence ATGCATGACTTCGACGAGCGCCCGCAGCACGGCCGCCGCATCGACATCGGCTCGCTCGAGGCCTTCGACCGCTTCGCGGCGCAGGCCGGATCGATGCGCGGCTGGCGCATCCAGGACGTCGACCTCCGGGAGCGCGGGAGCGAGCTCGAGCGGCTCGACGGCAGCGGCGCGCTGCTGCTGGGCGCCGACCTGCCCGCGGGCGCGAAGGAGCGTCTGGTGGGGCAGGGCGCGCTCGTCTTCGACGACGTGCCGGAGGTGCCGTTCAACGCCTACCGCTCGACGCTCTACGCGCCCGACGACCTGGTCGCCGGCATCGACGACGGCTACCCGTCGAGCTTCGACGCGCGCGTCTACGCCTGGTCGCGCACGCGGCACCACGACATCGCGCACACCCTCGCCGCGGCCCTGCACGATCACTCGATCGACGACGCGCTCGCCGAGTGGGTGCAGGGCAAGGTGATCGTCGGGATCATGGGCGGCCACGCGCTGCGCCGCGACTCACCGGAGTACCGGCAGGCGGCGCACCTCGCGCACGGCCTCGCGCGCGCCGGACGGGTGGTCGCGACCGGCGGCGGCCCCGGTGCGATGGAGGCCGGCAACCTCGGTGCGCGCGCCGTGGGCTGCTCGAGCGCGGAGCTCGACGCGGCGGTCGACGAGCTCGCCGCGGTGCCCTCGTTCCACGGCTCGATCCCCGAGTGGATCGACTCGGCGCGGCGGGTCGCGGCGCGCGTCGGCGACGGCGTCTCGCTCGGCATCCCGACGTGGCACTACGGCCACGAGCCGCCCAACTCGTTCGCCACCTCGATCGCGAAGTACTTCCAGAACTCCGTGCGCGAGGACATCCTGCTGCGCGTCGCGAACGGCGGCGTCGTCGTGCTGCCGGGCGGCGGGGGCACGGTGCAGGAGATCTTCCAGGATGCGTGCGAGAACTCCTACGCCGAGGACGGCGCGTGGGCGCCGCTCGTGCTGCTCGGCACGCGGTTCTGGACCGAGACGCTGCCCGCGTGGCCGCTGCTGCAGGCGGTCATGCGCGACCGTCCGGGCGCGGTGGGCATCGCGTGCGTCGAGACCCCGGCGGATGCGGTCGCGGCGATCGCGGCGTTCGAACCGGGAGCCCGGGCGTCAGGCCTCTAG
- a CDS encoding AIPR family protein, which translates to MVQNERVLIDSHIAAAQAERDAPLPKDVAFETFTAEMALKEHNLTPEQIEAGRIGGGKDGAIDGVYVFLDDELLAEDSEIFDDDHLASKVRKNASIHLHLIQAKEETGFTETALDKVEVSTSKLLNLDSTDEELSVYYSAEVIARIRLFTRVWKKLLIRSPEVSIRFDYATKADTKNIAEAVAQKRIDLEQHLKSLVPGATTQVAFLGARELWEIADAVPEYDLQLRFTEYLSKADSYTGLVALADYFEFLCDPDGSLRGHLFDWNVRDYQGGVAVNRGIEETLESDSSDDFWWLNNGVTILCAGVTIGGDKTFTMQNVQIVNGMQTSHSIHSAITRIGAQVERSRNRSVLVRVFVTQDEAARDRIIRATNSQTKVADASLHATEDLHRQIEAYFFSRGWFYDRRKNFYKNMGRPADRIVSISGLGQAVIALGLSRPDDARARPSSLLSKEADYKQIFSSTLPLATYLWIAQFQRRTETLLRGVDEIDAHLRTNFRFHVGLYLVTRLKAAQIYSPTQLNALAAEPVSLTPEQVAEAMAAVAKLGTETARDEDAPIDRVAKSRSFVEKVIALALAP; encoded by the coding sequence ATGGTGCAAAACGAGCGCGTGTTGATCGACAGTCACATCGCCGCGGCGCAGGCGGAGCGCGACGCGCCTCTACCCAAAGACGTGGCCTTCGAGACCTTCACGGCTGAGATGGCGCTGAAGGAGCACAACCTCACGCCGGAGCAGATCGAGGCGGGTCGGATTGGCGGCGGTAAGGATGGCGCAATCGATGGCGTTTACGTCTTCCTCGACGACGAGCTCTTGGCGGAGGACTCCGAGATCTTCGACGACGATCACCTCGCGTCCAAGGTGCGTAAGAATGCGTCGATCCATCTGCATCTGATTCAAGCCAAAGAAGAGACGGGCTTCACTGAAACGGCGCTCGACAAAGTCGAGGTATCGACGTCGAAGCTCCTGAACCTAGACTCCACTGACGAGGAACTAAGCGTCTACTACTCGGCAGAGGTGATAGCGCGGATACGGCTGTTCACGCGCGTCTGGAAGAAGTTGCTGATCCGATCCCCCGAGGTGTCGATCCGATTCGATTACGCGACCAAGGCGGACACAAAGAACATCGCAGAGGCGGTTGCTCAGAAACGAATCGACCTCGAGCAGCATCTCAAATCCCTGGTGCCCGGCGCCACTACTCAAGTAGCTTTCCTCGGCGCCCGCGAGCTTTGGGAGATCGCCGACGCCGTCCCAGAATACGATCTCCAGCTGCGCTTCACCGAGTACCTCTCAAAGGCAGACTCCTACACGGGCCTCGTGGCGCTAGCCGACTACTTCGAGTTCCTCTGCGACCCGGACGGATCACTCCGAGGGCACCTCTTCGACTGGAACGTCCGCGACTACCAGGGCGGTGTCGCAGTCAATCGTGGGATTGAGGAGACTCTCGAGTCCGACTCGTCGGACGACTTCTGGTGGCTGAACAACGGCGTCACGATCCTGTGCGCGGGCGTCACGATCGGCGGCGACAAGACCTTCACTATGCAGAACGTGCAGATCGTCAATGGGATGCAGACGTCCCACAGCATCCACAGCGCGATTACGCGCATCGGAGCACAAGTCGAGCGCTCGCGCAATCGCTCTGTACTGGTGCGAGTGTTCGTCACCCAGGACGAGGCAGCTCGCGATCGGATCATCCGAGCAACGAACAGCCAAACGAAGGTGGCAGACGCCTCACTCCATGCGACGGAGGATCTGCATAGGCAGATCGAGGCGTACTTTTTCTCGCGAGGCTGGTTCTACGATCGGCGCAAGAACTTCTATAAGAATATGGGACGCCCGGCCGACCGCATCGTCTCAATCTCGGGACTCGGGCAGGCCGTCATCGCCCTCGGGCTCAGCCGACCCGATGACGCTCGCGCGCGTCCGTCTTCGTTGCTCAGCAAGGAGGCGGACTACAAGCAGATCTTCTCCTCCACGTTGCCGCTGGCGACGTATCTCTGGATTGCGCAGTTCCAGCGCCGCACCGAGACGCTCCTCCGGGGCGTCGACGAGATCGACGCTCACCTTCGAACGAACTTCCGCTTCCACGTCGGCCTGTACCTTGTGACACGGCTGAAGGCGGCTCAGATCTATAGTCCGACGCAGCTGAACGCCCTGGCGGCCGAGCCCGTGTCACTCACTCCTGAACAGGTCGCTGAGGCGATGGCCGCAGTCGCGAAGCTTGGGACAGAGACCGCCAGGGATGAGGACGCGCCGATCGACCGCGTCGCCAAGTCTCGATCGTTCGTAGAGAAAGTCATCGCACTCGCCCTCGCGCCGTAA
- a CDS encoding DsbA family oxidoreductase produces the protein MSVDIWSDVACPWCFIGKRRFEAALSTWEHRDEVEVTWHSFQLDPTLPEHYDGTEIDYLASRKGLPPEQVRQMFAHVTQQAAGEGLAYDFDRLVVANSLRAHQLLHLAKAHGAGDAVKEALLSGHFEQGTDIGDVEALVAIGTGAGLDAQEIRDALADERYLPAVRADIQQAQELGVNGVPFFVFDMRLGLSGAQPASTFTQALDQARALALEDATAER, from the coding sequence ATAAGCGTAGACATCTGGTCAGACGTGGCGTGCCCGTGGTGCTTCATCGGCAAGCGCCGGTTCGAGGCGGCGCTCAGCACGTGGGAGCACCGCGACGAGGTCGAGGTGACCTGGCACTCGTTCCAGCTCGACCCGACTCTCCCTGAGCACTACGACGGCACCGAGATCGACTACCTCGCGAGCCGCAAGGGGCTGCCGCCCGAGCAGGTGCGGCAGATGTTCGCGCACGTGACGCAGCAGGCCGCCGGCGAGGGCCTCGCCTACGACTTCGACCGGCTCGTGGTCGCCAACAGCCTGCGCGCGCACCAGCTGCTGCACCTCGCGAAGGCGCACGGCGCGGGCGACGCGGTGAAGGAGGCGCTGCTCTCGGGGCACTTCGAGCAGGGCACCGACATCGGTGACGTCGAGGCGCTCGTCGCCATCGGCACGGGGGCGGGCCTCGACGCGCAGGAGATCCGCGACGCGCTCGCGGACGAGCGCTACCTGCCCGCCGTGCGTGCCGACATCCAGCAGGCGCAGGAGCTCGGGGTCAACGGCGTGCCGTTCTTCGTCTTCGACATGCGGCTCGGGCTCTCGGGCGCGCAGCCCGCGTCGACCTTCACGCAGGCGCTCGATCAGGCGCGGGCGCTCGCCCTCGAGGACGCGACCGCCGAGCGCTGA
- a CDS encoding DEAD/DEAH box helicase — protein sequence MTTEAPSRDRDALIPQLARAVRQVEAGVKRGSASRSTRVKLQVVAMLAREERARVRADKALTDAERAEDLKRLDGIAVILAKAASREPTLLPLLGEGAPITDAVRERKREMLEAAGMEPEPETSSAPAPESTEPLAPQVVPPSVHRVQLANPFLEPDLSHVRRKPERDRLAGFDLLSPLYLSFEVAADGKPACMPLPEPKQRLAPGGKELMHHQSQLVQAARDGHRTFLLADEPGLGKTAQALLAAQAADAFPLLVVAPSVVKINWARETERWAPGRRAAVLQGDGDSLDAFADVVIVNFEVLDRHIGWLERFGFRGMVVDEAHFIKNIRSKRSKHVLQISAALRERVGKPLLMALTGTPLINDIEDFGAIWRFLGWIDHKEPNAALTDQLEDIGLTPMDRGFYPAARRAVIDMGIVRRRKIDVAADIPARRIADIPVELDEASVRSIRTAERVLVERMLARYDAAMSQRSADARDESRVDDELVRRIARSEVETQEGATGENVFALARRIGRAKAALAADYAGQLAHSVGKVVFFAKHIDVLDAAEQSLAKAGIKTVSIRGDQTPAQRQRAIDAFTEDDSVQVIVCSLMAAGVGVNLQAAADMVLAELSWTDAEQTQAIDRIHRIGQSMPVTVWRILAAQTIDTRIAELLDAKAGLIGRAIDGAVGDEPTSGDLRLEAVAGMLRDAVAARLRG from the coding sequence GTGACCACCGAGGCGCCGTCGCGCGATCGCGACGCCCTCATCCCGCAGCTCGCCCGCGCCGTGCGCCAGGTCGAGGCGGGCGTCAAGCGAGGCAGCGCATCGCGCTCCACCCGCGTGAAGCTGCAGGTCGTGGCGATGCTCGCCCGCGAGGAGCGCGCACGCGTGCGCGCCGACAAGGCGCTCACCGACGCAGAGCGCGCGGAGGACCTCAAGCGCCTCGACGGCATCGCCGTGATCCTCGCCAAGGCCGCGAGCCGCGAGCCCACGCTGCTGCCGCTGCTCGGCGAGGGCGCGCCCATCACCGACGCCGTGCGCGAGCGCAAGCGCGAGATGCTCGAGGCCGCCGGCATGGAGCCGGAGCCCGAGACCTCGTCCGCCCCCGCGCCCGAGAGCACCGAGCCGCTCGCGCCGCAGGTGGTGCCCCCGTCGGTGCACCGCGTGCAGCTCGCGAACCCGTTCCTCGAGCCCGACCTCTCGCACGTCCGTCGCAAGCCCGAGCGCGACCGCCTCGCCGGCTTCGACCTGCTCTCGCCGCTCTACCTCTCGTTCGAGGTCGCGGCCGACGGCAAGCCCGCCTGCATGCCGCTGCCCGAGCCGAAGCAGCGCCTCGCACCCGGCGGCAAGGAGCTGATGCACCACCAGTCGCAGCTCGTGCAGGCCGCCCGCGACGGGCACCGCACCTTCCTGCTCGCCGACGAGCCCGGCCTCGGCAAGACCGCGCAGGCGCTCCTCGCCGCGCAGGCGGCCGACGCGTTCCCGCTGCTCGTGGTGGCGCCGAGCGTCGTGAAGATCAACTGGGCGCGCGAGACCGAGCGCTGGGCGCCCGGCCGCCGCGCCGCGGTGCTGCAGGGCGACGGCGACTCGCTCGACGCGTTCGCCGACGTCGTGATCGTGAACTTCGAGGTGCTCGACCGGCACATCGGCTGGCTCGAGCGCTTCGGGTTCCGCGGCATGGTCGTCGACGAGGCGCACTTCATCAAGAACATCCGCTCGAAGCGGTCGAAGCACGTGCTGCAGATCTCGGCGGCGCTGCGCGAGCGCGTCGGCAAACCGCTGCTCATGGCGCTCACCGGCACGCCGCTCATCAACGACATCGAGGACTTCGGCGCGATCTGGCGGTTCCTGGGCTGGATCGACCACAAGGAGCCGAACGCCGCGCTCACCGACCAGCTCGAGGACATCGGCCTCACCCCGATGGACCGGGGCTTCTACCCGGCGGCGCGCAGGGCCGTCATCGACATGGGCATCGTCCGTCGACGCAAGATCGACGTCGCCGCCGACATCCCCGCGCGCCGCATCGCCGACATCCCCGTCGAGCTCGACGAGGCGTCGGTGCGCTCCATCCGGACCGCCGAGCGCGTGCTCGTCGAGCGCATGCTCGCGCGCTACGACGCCGCGATGTCGCAGCGGTCGGCCGACGCGCGCGACGAGAGCCGCGTCGACGACGAGCTCGTGCGCCGCATCGCGCGCAGCGAGGTCGAGACGCAGGAGGGTGCCACCGGCGAGAACGTCTTCGCGCTCGCCCGTCGCATCGGCCGTGCGAAGGCCGCGCTCGCCGCCGACTACGCGGGGCAGCTCGCGCACTCGGTCGGCAAGGTCGTCTTCTTCGCGAAGCACATCGACGTCCTCGACGCGGCTGAGCAGTCGCTCGCGAAGGCCGGCATCAAGACGGTGTCGATCCGCGGCGACCAGACGCCCGCGCAGCGCCAGCGCGCGATCGACGCCTTCACCGAGGACGACTCGGTGCAGGTGATCGTCTGCTCGCTCATGGCCGCGGGCGTCGGCGTCAACCTGCAGGCCGCGGCCGACATGGTGCTCGCCGAGCTCTCGTGGACCGACGCCGAGCAGACGCAGGCGATCGACCGCATCCACCGCATCGGGCAGTCGATGCCCGTCACGGTGTGGCGCATCCTCGCTGCGCAGACGATCGACACGCGCATCGCCGAGCTGCTCGACGCGAAGGCCGGGCTCATCGGCCGCGCGATCGACGGCGCGGTGGGCGACGAGCCGACGAGCGGCGACCTGCGGCTCGAGGCGGTCGCGGGCATGCTGCGCGACGCGGTCGCCGCGCGCCTTCGCGGCTGA
- a CDS encoding VOC family protein, giving the protein MAVQMVFPNHAVADVARSTAFYEALGFERNPMFSDETTSCMVLTEQVAIMLLEHAKFDEFLVGEQRRAPEGTLENLLALLLGSREEVDAFAAAGASAGGRLSKPVEDSEWGMYGGQLTDPDGHIIDFFFMEAPQA; this is encoded by the coding sequence ATGGCAGTCCAGATGGTGTTCCCCAACCACGCGGTGGCCGACGTCGCCCGCTCGACCGCGTTCTACGAGGCGCTGGGGTTCGAGCGGAACCCGATGTTCAGCGACGAGACGACGAGCTGCATGGTGCTGACCGAGCAGGTCGCGATCATGCTGCTCGAGCACGCGAAGTTCGACGAGTTCCTCGTCGGCGAACAGCGCCGCGCCCCCGAGGGCACGCTCGAGAACCTGCTCGCGCTGCTGCTGGGCAGCCGCGAGGAGGTGGACGCGTTCGCCGCCGCCGGAGCCTCGGCAGGCGGTAGGCTCTCGAAGCCGGTCGAGGACAGCGAGTGGGGCATGTACGGCGGCCAGCTCACCGATCCCGACGGCCACATCATCGACTTCTTCTTCATGGAGGCGCCGCAGGCCTGA
- a CDS encoding class I SAM-dependent methyltransferase, with translation MASAPDPIFGDPRLAAVYDALDPDRSDLEVYERLVVDELGARSVLDIGCGTGTFALMLAARGVAVTGVDPAAASVDVARAKPGAEAVRWVVGTADATAADASPAHGVDVVTMTANVAQVFLDDLDWHAVLVAARRALRPDGTLVFESRRPEREAWRDWTREATRHVVDVPHEGAVEEWVEVTDVDGQFVTFASPTIFHRDGARIDSTSTLRFRPRAAIERSLVAAGLELVDVRDAPDRPGREWVYLARRPA, from the coding sequence ATGGCGTCGGCGCCCGACCCGATCTTCGGCGACCCGCGGCTCGCCGCGGTCTACGACGCGCTGGACCCCGATCGCTCGGACCTCGAGGTCTACGAGCGGCTCGTCGTCGACGAGCTCGGTGCGCGGTCGGTGCTCGACATCGGCTGCGGCACCGGCACCTTCGCGCTCATGCTCGCCGCGCGCGGCGTCGCCGTGACGGGCGTCGACCCGGCGGCGGCATCCGTCGACGTCGCGCGGGCGAAGCCCGGCGCCGAGGCGGTCCGCTGGGTGGTCGGCACCGCCGACGCGACCGCAGCGGATGCGTCCCCGGCGCACGGCGTCGACGTCGTCACCATGACGGCGAACGTCGCGCAGGTCTTCCTCGACGACCTCGACTGGCACGCGGTGCTCGTCGCGGCCCGCCGCGCGCTCCGGCCCGACGGCACGCTCGTCTTCGAGTCGCGCCGTCCGGAGCGCGAGGCGTGGCGGGACTGGACGCGCGAGGCGACCCGCCACGTCGTCGACGTGCCGCACGAGGGCGCGGTCGAGGAGTGGGTCGAGGTGACCGACGTCGACGGCCAGTTCGTCACGTTCGCGTCGCCGACGATCTTCCACCGCGACGGCGCGCGCATCGACTCGACGTCGACGCTGCGCTTCCGACCGCGCGCGGCGATCGAGCGCTCGCTCGTCGCTGCCGGGCTCGAGCTCGTCGACGTGCGCGATGCCCCGGACCGCCCCGGCCGCGAGTGGGTCTACCTGGCGCGGCGCCCGGCCTGA
- a CDS encoding MDR family MFS transporter produces the protein MQIDTQSPRADARPATERLAPGGAVIIATLLVSAFVVILNETAMNVAISTLVADPVLGIDERAAQWLTTAFLLTMAIVIPITGWLMARFTTRTLFIAAMSAFVLGTVLAGIASSFPLLLLGRVIQASGTAVVFPLLMTTVMQLVPPARRGAFMGTISLVISVAPALGPTVSGAILQVASWHFIFLGVAPLALIMLLVGARSLKRGEAQEPPHLDVVSIPLAGFGFGGLVYGLSLIGAADLPAWQLPTALGVGVVALTLFILRQRRLQRTDDALLDLRTFRHPLFTAAVVVMGLAMAAMFGTLIMLPLILQDSMGLEPIQVGLITLPGALLTGLLGPVVGNLYDRWGPRPLVIPGALIVLTALVLYTQLHISTPWYLVLAMQVTLSLGFAFTFPPLFTVSLGALPKHLYGHGSAVLSTVQQVAGAAGTAAFVTIMATRQAQLVADGVAHGEALLEGARIAFMGAAALWTIGVIATLWLRKPADVVPDEREHVEHAGAEAPSAH, from the coding sequence ATGCAGATCGACACCCAGTCCCCGCGCGCCGACGCGCGCCCCGCAACCGAACGACTGGCACCCGGTGGTGCCGTCATCATCGCCACCCTGCTGGTGTCGGCGTTCGTCGTCATCCTCAACGAGACCGCGATGAACGTCGCGATCTCGACGCTCGTCGCCGACCCGGTGCTCGGCATCGACGAGCGCGCGGCGCAGTGGCTGACCACGGCGTTCCTGCTCACGATGGCGATCGTCATCCCGATCACGGGCTGGCTCATGGCGCGCTTCACGACGCGCACGCTCTTCATCGCCGCCATGAGCGCGTTCGTGCTCGGCACCGTGCTCGCCGGCATCGCCTCGTCGTTCCCGCTGCTGCTGCTCGGCCGGGTCATCCAGGCCTCCGGCACGGCGGTGGTCTTCCCGCTGCTCATGACCACGGTCATGCAGCTCGTGCCGCCCGCCCGTCGCGGCGCCTTCATGGGCACCATCTCGCTCGTGATCTCGGTGGCCCCGGCCCTCGGACCGACCGTCTCCGGCGCGATCCTGCAGGTCGCCTCGTGGCACTTCATCTTCCTCGGCGTCGCGCCGCTCGCGCTCATCATGCTGCTCGTCGGCGCGCGGAGCCTCAAGCGCGGCGAGGCGCAGGAGCCCCCGCACCTCGACGTCGTCTCGATCCCGCTCGCCGGGTTCGGCTTCGGCGGGCTCGTCTACGGCCTGTCGCTCATCGGCGCCGCCGACCTGCCGGCCTGGCAGCTGCCGACCGCGCTCGGCGTCGGCGTCGTCGCGCTGACCCTCTTCATCCTGCGCCAGCGCCGCCTGCAGCGCACCGACGACGCGCTGCTCGACCTGCGCACGTTCCGGCACCCGCTCTTCACCGCGGCCGTCGTGGTGATGGGCCTCGCGATGGCCGCGATGTTCGGCACGCTCATCATGCTGCCGCTCATCCTGCAGGACTCGATGGGCCTCGAGCCGATCCAGGTCGGCCTCATCACGCTGCCTGGCGCGCTGCTCACCGGCCTCCTCGGCCCGGTGGTCGGCAACCTCTACGACCGCTGGGGTCCCCGCCCGCTCGTCATCCCCGGTGCGCTCATCGTGCTGACCGCGCTCGTGCTCTACACGCAGCTGCACATCTCGACGCCCTGGTACCTCGTGCTCGCGATGCAGGTGACGCTGAGCCTCGGCTTCGCCTTCACGTTCCCGCCGCTCTTCACGGTGTCGCTCGGCGCGCTGCCGAAGCACCTCTACGGCCACGGCTCCGCGGTGCTCAGCACCGTGCAGCAGGTCGCCGGCGCCGCCGGCACCGCCGCGTTCGTCACGATCATGGCGACGCGCCAGGCGCAGCTCGTCGCCGACGGCGTCGCCCACGGCGAGGCGCTGCTCGAGGGCGCGCGGATCGCGTTCATGGGCGCCGCGGCGCTCTGGACGATCGGTGTGATCGCGACCCTGTGGCTGCGGAAGCCCGCGGACGTCGTGCCGGACGAGCGCGAGCACGTCGAGCACGCCGGCGCGGAGGCCCCCTCGGCGCACTGA
- a CDS encoding FUSC family protein, producing the protein MSSPGFRQALLSFGPHAGAHRVALRASASTAVPLVVLLLIGHSEWSAWAAFGAFAALYGRNRVHLTRLAMQSTAAGVMLVAVVLGSLVATLPDPLWPMIVGGAVLAGLVSIVSDAEDWHPPGPLFALFAFSGSASIPGITLAGVGTAAGVAAASAAFAVLLGSAGTAWRRARRLPPLESPPTARDYRLSPGRRVQLRRVARYAIGVLLAGTIAAALGIGHPYWAMVSAVVPISAGAFAAGLARGTQRILGTTFGVLLAAGVLLLDPSALVIVLLVAVIAFGAELLVGRNYGLAMVFVTPLALLSVHLASPTPVDQLLVDRLVESVIGALVGIAVGFATRRWGSLPR; encoded by the coding sequence ATGAGCAGCCCTGGGTTCCGCCAGGCGCTCCTCTCCTTCGGGCCGCACGCCGGCGCCCACCGCGTCGCCCTGCGCGCGAGCGCCAGCACCGCCGTGCCGCTGGTCGTGCTGCTCCTCATCGGCCACAGCGAGTGGTCTGCCTGGGCGGCGTTCGGCGCCTTCGCGGCGCTCTACGGCCGCAACCGGGTGCACCTCACGCGGCTCGCGATGCAGTCGACCGCCGCGGGCGTGATGCTCGTCGCCGTCGTGCTCGGCTCGCTCGTCGCGACGCTGCCCGACCCGCTCTGGCCCATGATCGTCGGCGGTGCCGTGCTCGCCGGCCTCGTCTCGATCGTGTCCGACGCCGAGGACTGGCACCCGCCCGGGCCGCTCTTCGCGCTCTTCGCGTTCAGCGGCTCGGCGTCGATCCCCGGGATCACGCTCGCGGGGGTCGGCACGGCGGCCGGCGTCGCCGCCGCATCCGCCGCCTTCGCCGTGCTGCTCGGCTCCGCCGGCACCGCGTGGCGCCGCGCGCGGCGGCTGCCGCCGCTCGAGTCGCCGCCGACGGCACGGGACTACCGCCTCTCCCCCGGTCGCCGCGTGCAGCTGCGGCGCGTCGCCCGGTACGCGATCGGCGTGCTGCTCGCGGGCACGATCGCGGCCGCGCTCGGGATCGGGCACCCCTACTGGGCGATGGTGTCGGCAGTCGTGCCGATCTCGGCCGGCGCGTTCGCCGCCGGGCTCGCCCGCGGCACCCAGCGCATCCTCGGCACGACGTTCGGCGTGCTGCTCGCCGCGGGCGTGCTGCTGCTCGATCCCAGCGCGCTCGTGATCGTGCTGCTCGTCGCGGTCATCGCCTTCGGCGCCGAGCTGCTGGTCGGCCGCAACTACGGGCTGGCGATGGTCTTCGTCACGCCGCTCGCGCTGCTCTCGGTGCACCTGGCCTCGCCGACGCCCGTCGACCAGCTGCTCGTCGACCGGCTCGTCGAGTCGGTCATCGGCGCGCTCGTCGGGATCGCGGTCGGCTTCGCCACCCGTCGCTGGGGCTCCCTGCCGCGCTGA